Proteins from a genomic interval of Callospermophilus lateralis isolate mCalLat2 chromosome 1, mCalLat2.hap1, whole genome shotgun sequence:
- the Cck gene encoding cholecystokinin gives MNRGVCLCVLMAVLAAGALTQPVPPSGAAGSGVQRAEEAARRQLRAVQRTDGEPRAHLGALLARYIQQARKAPSGRMSIIKNLQNLDPSHRISDRDYMGWMDFGRRSAEEYEYPS, from the exons ATGAACCGTGGCGTTTGCCTGTGCGTGCTGATGGCGGTACTTGCTGCGGGCGCCCTGACGCAGCCGGTGCCCCCATCTGGTGCCGCAGGCTCCGGGGTTCAGAGGGCAGAAGAGGCGGCCCGAAGGCAGCTGAGGGCGGTGCAGAGGACAGACGGGGAACCGAGAGCGCACCTGGGCGCACTGTTGGCCCGATACATCCAGCAGGCTCGGAAAG CTCCCTCTGGCCGCATGTCCATCATTAAGAACCTGCAGAACCTGGACCCCAGCCACAGGATAAGTGACCGGGACTACATGGGCTGGATGGATTTTGGCCGACGCAGTGCTGAGGAATATGAGTACCCGTCTTAG